gaGTGTTgccttaatttaattaaattacaagtttaggataatatattttgtattaaaattaatttgttaagttatgtgataaataattttttattctagaaaaataataaatttcctATTACAGttcatgttttattttaattataaatgtttACTAAAAGATTAAGTGATATTAAAGGTCtatttggatactgcttattttgctgaaaactgaaaatacagtaacaaaataatttttaaatgtgtgaatagtactgtaggatctagttttaattttttttttcctgtatgAAGTATTTGTGAGTCCTGTAAATAGTACACAGAACCCATTAAAAAAGCATAATCCCACGCGAAATGCtcttctcagaaaaaaaaaaaaaagtcaaaacacAAACACGACCTTTATCAACAGTATCCAAATGGGTACTAAAAGGAAATATTAATGAAacttaaatgtaaaaatttaattaataattttgtatctTAAAGAGAATgataaataaattctaaatataaaaaattaaaagttaaataaatattatctaattaatatttaaataattaataaaattcccGCCTAAAATTTTCGCTATATGATAAGTAGTTTGATGAGAGTAGTCAATACTCGTGCCCATACTTTTGTATGTATGGGACCAGAGTCGGACAACCTTTCTTGGTGGTAGTTGGCTAAAAGTAGCACATCACATATGAAAGATCAACGTAGGTACTTCTGGAtacagtttattttattaaaaattgaaaatataactcatttttaatatttttttttgaataaagcGGTGGTAAGTCCAAGGAGCAGTGTATGAAGAGTATACTTTGTCCCCATTTAGTAAATCCATGTGCATAAACGATGTGTTTACTGTTTATAtacgctaaaaaaaaaaaaaaaaaagaaaagaaagaaagaaacgtGAATCTCAAACGCAGACGCGTCGGCGTAGCAAGCCAATCCAAACGGGCACATGTATATAATTAGCCTTTTTGACATAGCAAAGATATTCAATCACCTGATTTACACAAACAAGCGAAATGACAGACTCCACAACGCCAAAGAACAAGCTCCAAGGCAAGGTGGCCATAGTCACTGGCGGAGCAAGCGGCATAGGCGAAGCCACGGCTCGCCAATTCGCCACTCACGGCGCAAGAGCCATCGTTATCGCGGACGTCCAAGACGAAATGGGCCAAAGCGTCGCTGCATCCATCAGCCTCAACATATGCAGCTATGTTCATTGCGATGTCAGCGACGAGGAACAGGTGAGAACGTTGGTAGACTCGACAGTCAATAAGTACGGATGCCTCGACATCATGTTCAGCAATGCGGGCATAGGTCGAGCGACCAACACGCGTGAGCAGAGCGTGTTCGACATAGACTTGTCGGCTTACGACAAGCTCATGGCGGTGAACGCCCGCGGGATGGTGGCGTGTGTGAAGCACGCGGTGAAGGCGATGGTGGAAGGGCACGTGAAGGGGAGCATAATTTGCACAGCGAGCGTGTCGGCAAGTGTTGGTTCCTATGGCATTGTCGACTATACTATGTCGAAGCATGCAGTGTTAGGGTTGGTGAGGTCGGCGAGCCTGCAGGTGGGTTCATATGGGATACGTGTGAATTGTGTTTCACCAGGGTTAGTTGGGACGCCAATAGTGAAGGACACGATGAGGTGGAATGATGAGGAGGTAGGTAAGATGCAAGAGTCAATTTCGTACTTGAAAGGTGGGTTGCTAATGCCGAAAAATGTGGCAGACGCTGTGGTGTTTCTTGCTTCTGAGGATTCCCAATTTGTCACTGGCCATAATTTGGTGGTAGATGCTGGGTTCAAATCTTAACAGTTTAAGAGTTGGCTAGTAATCCATCACCAATGTTATAGAATTTAGAATATTActatatgtttgtttatttgtgtgttgtgtcTTAAtttcaccggtgtggtgtcttATACGCTAGGTGTATCTGTGGGTCCAATATGTCAGGGCGTCATAATAAGTCTCATAGACTGGGCACATGCAAGAATTTCCCGGTGTGGCTCGGGGCTCGTTTGTTGCTTAAGTTGGTTATTGGATAATGACCTTATTAGATGCAATAATGAAATAACTTGAACTATTTTAAAGTCTGTAATAGTGTTCTGGTGTTGAGTATTGAAAAAGGTTAATAAGTGTGTTCTGGTGTTATAAATTTATAGTAGTTTTTGTTCCAAACCTAGAATGCCCTAGTGGTGCAATTTTTCCAGTAGCAACTcaagaaattttctttaaagTGGTTATTAGGAAACTTcgattttataataataataataataataataataataataataataacatgaaTATATTgacatctcaaaaaaaaaaaaaaagcaaatacgctaagtttaaaattttcattttatgagttttcatattttaaaatagttaTATGATAACTTCATTATTAATGCTATTAGTTACATCTTTTTTAATGTATACAAATAATTaagcaatcattcatctatcagcatattttctaaataagtaacaatataaacaaaatgcatcatcatttttttttttatgatttgttccaaccaatttttatattttttaaactcatAAGGATTGAATTGATAGAACGCTCcactatctatctatctatattgtaaggacacgtttcgtaacgaaccgtaactgTGTTgagttcgtacgtaaaaaggcccaaacaatatcatttgtagagcgtgagtttgataggttaggccttagtcaccagatggtgggtttttcgtagtgttcatacatggttaagtcgtcttcgcccctggagtctttctcctggaggcgggctgggaggctctggtttttggccatttttcccagccccctcaatgaattacttacttttcattttatactagcctgtgtttttttacccttcgtccacgtgtaggatcgacattccaagactgatatttgtcccatcagcccataccctggagtggttgggggtggttgaaaaagctggagagtatggctctgtcaggtgcagagtattgaatggcagtaaggacagctttccctggtcgttacactttccagtatacccttttctattggcacagatattttagatttttttcccaagttgtttctataccatttttggccTTTCTTCCGAGGAGACTTCGGACAGGCCGAGGACTTAATCGTCATctgctgtatcccaaggctactttgtacttgtattaccgagtctgggccataaccttcctcggcttgggcctttgggctcCAACGAATAAATGGAGCTGGCCCAAAAATTGTTGGGCCTCACATATATTATATAGAGAAATCATGGCTAAGAGGTATTATGAACCTCTTTCTAAATATGCTCTTCTTATATATCTAGaccattaaaatgaaaatataagaCCCTTTCTCATATCCTAGAATCTAAAGAAAATTATTCAAGCCAATACGAATTTACTTATAAGATAAATCTTGCAATACAATTTATTTCCTTATAAGAAATTTGTCTATAGTGCtagcaaaataataaagcataaactataagttcatttaatatatttaacttAGGCATTCAGCCATTACATTAATCATGTTTAATAAAGCATCCAAACATTTTTTAGTGCATATGCATTATGTACAAAATGTACCACACAAATATAACAAATTCAATTAAAGACTAAAGCAAGTACTAATAGATTAActgtttgaaaaaatttattcatttttaaaaaataacgaTTTTAAAACAAGccttttgaaaacacaatttaaaaaatcacaataaaataattgataaaattttggtttgacaATTAAGATATTGATCTAAAAATACGTTTTCAATgcaaattactaaaattaaccTTCAACGGACCAAAGTTGTGGAAgggttaaattttattattaatggacttaattttttttttgagatgaatggactcaaatttttaattagggTGTTCAAGGTTTTCTTTAGGATGGTcagaaatgattttttttctaggacAGTCAATAagtcatattaatttaaaattaaactcaGAGTTTTCCCATTCAAATGTGAATTTTTGAGATAAGTCATGACAAATGTGCTATTTTTCccattcaatgtgaattttttagataagtaaTATTTGCCATGTGGTTATTTCAAACACTTTAAATATAGGAGGAGACCACGTGTAAAAATACGCATGCAGTAAGCTTTAAGCAAAACCAAATGGCCGATAGGGAGTAAATAGTAATTGTCCTGGTCATCTTTTATCtgtttttttaaaccaaaaagatAAAACTATTGGGATTGTATTTCTGTTTTTGTGCGCTGACATGgctattttctttatttttgtctatttCTTTGTTGTTAGTTCATCTTTGTCGTTTTtggtatatttatttattattttttattattattagatgaaagttttgaaaatgaaataaatactCACTTTTTTCGATAATATGGTTAACATAAGAAACAAAGACAGTGTATCAAGTCCATTTGAGATCTCTGACGTGATTAAGATGTTGTTTATCTACCTTTTTACTGTTTGAGAATACTGGATGATTAAAATATGCCACTTGGTATTAACTTTGTATTTAGTTGCCACACTTGTTAATTTTAAGAGCAATTTATGTTGGGTTATGTGGagcttgattttgtgtttggttcaaTTTGTGACCTCACTCGACTTGAAAgcattacaattttaaattaatgaaatgatTTGTGAGGCTTAGTTAACCATGGAGTGAAGGCTTGGGCCAATAGAATAAATTTCGGCTCATTTTTGGATTGATGTAATGAAAATTGTACTATTGCCTCCCTATTTTTCCCTTTGgcataataaaaaatgttgcaTTTTCATGGATGTAAGCACATTGTAAAGCCACATAAATCTTATATGTGGTGTATTGTTTGGTTGCACAAATTTTCCCTATTTTTGCATCTCACAAGTTCTAGAATTTAAGATAAATTCCTAACAATTTAAAGTTTGAGCATTTCAAGAAACATAAGTGGGCCTTATGCCTTTAGTGGCCAacccaaaatgaaaaattttcccATCAAGAATTGAGTTTCTAAGATTTCCGTATGAGCCTCATGATAGTAATGGCCCAAATAATTTAACTATCTTACAACTGGTATTTTCCCCCATGACCCAGTTTGTATAAATATGTTCTTCtttcttctatctttttttttttttttttttcgatgaAAGATGACAGAAATAGTGTAGGCTATTAGCCTGATTCTTTGTAGGGAAAGCTAGAGACTTGACACTTGAGCTCAATCCGCAATATAAGAGATATGCGggccataaaaataaaatctcatttttctgACTTTGCAAAATGGGGGAGGTATGGGCTTGCCTAATGACTTGTGCCATAGGACGTGGCTGAAGCTGTGGTGTTTCTTACTTCCGAGGATTCCCTGTTTGTCATTGAGTCACTGCCCATAATTTGGTGGTAGATGGTGGGTTTAGAGTTTAGAGTTGGCTAAGGACACACTTCCCTATTACTCTATTTGTTTGTATCTTGGTGTGTTGTGTCCTAATTTAGTGGTGTGGTGCAGGGCTCGTTTGTTGCATTAGTTGGTTATTGCAGAATAGATCGCAATGATTGTGTTGTAATGGCCCAAATAATTTGACGATCttgtaattgatattttttccCATGATTCAATTTGTGTAAATATGATCTTTTACTATTGGGAAGATCCATTCGATGAGAGATGACAGAAATGATCGATGTAGGCTATGACCCTTGATCCTTGGAAGAAAAAGCATGGGCCCTGAGCTTAATCCGCAATACAGGAGATACACGGGTCTTAAACCCATTCCGTGATATagacaaaaacaaattataagtcCAATACAtggcattaaaaaattgaaagaaagaagcaagaaaaaaaatgtgggttGTGAACCCATTCCAAATTTGTGACAAAATGACCAACTAGGTATGAAGAATTTTAGACAAATGACCGATTAAAGTGGCTGGattaaatttgtttgtttgttttattttccttagagcatgtttggtagactttAACAAGTACTATAATGTATAATGGTTATTCTTATGGTTTAAACTATTTCGaagtttgattatatttttattacaaggcatgattatttcttataaataactatttttgaaatgaggaataatcattcatttttatagtggttgtaatagttattacttaatagttataataatttataaaattatatattttcaaataaacaaacttttcatatgcacataacaattataaaaataaaaaatcttcaaaacaaaactcatctcactctcaaatttaaaaaatattattttctaggatATATAACTTATGAATAAGGTTTAGTTgttccattacaacacattttattcttagtaataaagattaccattTATACCATAATTCTCATTTAGTGTATTAAACGTGTCCTTACTTTATAAAATAGGGTTGATGTGCTATGGCCTGCCTAATAATTTGTGCACTCTAACCCAGTGAGTTAGTGACtcatttgatttttctcttcctccatACCCATTTATGTATTTTGTCTATAACTTTGAATCTCTCTCCATTCTGATTTATatgatttgtgtttgtgtgtgtggttgtactggatttttttttgttcttctaaaAATGTTGCAAAACTTTGTAGAGTACAGTGTGTGTGAGTCTGACC
The Quercus lobata isolate SW786 chromosome 10, ValleyOak3.0 Primary Assembly, whole genome shotgun sequence DNA segment above includes these coding regions:
- the LOC115965437 gene encoding (-)-isopiperitenol/(-)-carveol dehydrogenase, mitochondrial-like; translation: MTDSTTPKNKLQGKVAIVTGGASGIGEATARQFATHGARAIVIADVQDEMGQSVAASISLNICSYVHCDVSDEEQVRTLVDSTVNKYGCLDIMFSNAGIGRATNTREQSVFDIDLSAYDKLMAVNARGMVACVKHAVKAMVEGHVKGSIICTASVSASVGSYGIVDYTMSKHAVLGLVRSASLQVGSYGIRVNCVSPGLVGTPIVKDTMRWNDEEVGKMQESISYLKGGLLMPKNVADAVVFLASEDSQFVTGHNLVVDAGFKS